In Oryzias latipes chromosome 15, ASM223467v1, the sequence ACTTAAAAACCGTCACTAAAGTAGACGAGCGGGAGGCGTGGCTTCACGATTTGACCacaaggagggagggggggtcacagACAGTACATTGTTTTAATAAGGATGTTACAACATGCAGGAAGAACAATATGCTGTCAGGCTGAAGACAGCGGCCACTTACCACATTGTCAAACTCCATCTCTGAAAAGAATCTATACCAAGGCTCACTCTCTAAATCTACATCTTCTGGATTTACATCCTGAGTCTAGAGCACAGCgacaggaagaggaggagagagacACAGAGAAGACAGTTCAGACAGCAGCATTGACACCGACGGCCGGCGGGTTCACCTCAACACTCTGACTGCTCAGGTCACAGCGTGCCGGCTCATTACATGTCAGTTTGGGGCAAATAATCCCATATGTCTAGAAagtatttatttgcttttcttgCAGAGAAAGGAGCCAGCAAAGACTGGAAAAAGGAAGGCAGCTCTGTAAGGTGGATGTTATGGCGTTCTCCTCCCAGAGAGAACCAGCACCTCATTTCAAGAATCCTCAGCTCTGCAGGAAAACTGATCAAATATAAAGTCAATACTgctttcagaaaacattcaccTGCTTCGCTGGCTCACATTAACTGTAACCCACCCTCTGCTGCTGCCGTGTTAGAAGAGTTAAAGAACACTAGAAGATTCCGTTTTACGGCTTTTTAGatctcctgcagcagcagatccaTTCATGGCCGTTTAAACATCTGCTACAGAGAACGGAAACAGAAATGTTCAGAAGCCTCCAGATGGGACTGAAGCTGACTGATGAGCACGAACAGGCAGGAATGACATCACCACATCTCCATCACAGCTCCTTTCTGTTTGTGTACTGCAGCAGGATTCACAGAAATGACAGAGGGATGGAGAGCGTGAGACTCCTCTGTGTTTGGCGTCTGCGCTCCAGAGGACTCAGCCCCATCGGCTGGATCTGATCCCTGAAACCGAAACGCATCCAAATGGGATCGTCTGTCGCTGCAACCAGACGCCCTTCAGGAATGTGGAAGCTGCACACAAACGTCGCCTCCTGATGTGTTAGTGATGcagctggtggtggtggggggtgcaGCGCAGACAACACACAgatgagcgtgtgtgtgtgtgtgtgtgggggggggtaacGTGTGAAGAGCTAGCTTACCGTTCTCTCCAGCTTCAGCACCGAAGATTTCCCCGGCTCGTACTCAAAGATGCTCCTGGGCTCGGCGCGGTACTTCCTGGTGTCTACCTTTTTGTCTGGGGGGTCCCACTCATTCCTGTGGAGAGAcgggggagggggtgggggggcggtGGGACTGAAGACAGCGAATCCTACCGAGgggtttccatggaaaccagcACGGGCTGAAACGTGTTTCTCCCATCTATTAATATATTCAGATATGACGCTCCCTCTCATcatgcatgcccccccccccatttggcTCCTGCTCAAACATGACATGACAGAAAATCTGATGTCACAGTTAATGAAAGGAGCGACAAGAAGCCCACAGCAAAAACGTCTTTTTCACTGGAGCGCTCCGTAACCATGGTAACGGCAGGTAAAACAGAAGCTCACGGAGAAGCTGGGAAGGTCAGTCCTCAAGCTGTCATCTGCAGCTTTTGTTGGCAGCAGTTTATCCTCCATCACCTGCTCCCGTCATCACTCTATTATTCATTTCTTTGCTGGGGAGGGAAGGTTCCTGTGTTCCTGCTGACATGTTTGCGTGACGCCGCCCGTCATCCCTCAGGTGGAGGCGGAGCCACGAGGAGGCAGAAAAACCCGAGGGTTCTTTATACTGACCCGAGCTGGAGCgacttttatgtaaaaatcaaatcaaataaacgTAAAGAGGCGTTTTCGTTTACAACaagcaatcaaatcaaatctaatgTTTTTCTTCAGAACATCACGTTACGGGTCAGTTATCAATGAAAACTATTGGAATCAAACTTAAAAACCTTACAAATCCAAAggaatgtcatgtttttgacacattttccaGACATAAAACAGCCCTGAGGGGGGAGCTGACCTCCTGGTTGAAGGTTTGAGGGAGGAGCACCGGGTCGGAACCGGCGCCGGTCTGCCTCTGGACTCCATCACACTGTCACTCTGGGACCGCGGGACGGCTGTTCCTGAGAGCAAACGAGACGTTTAGGGGCCTCAGAATATCACCGGGCAGAACACTTACAGGGGACTCGATGCTGAAGCTCACCATCTTCAAGGTGAgtaaagggggcggggccatcATCTGAAAGCATCAATGACAGGCGTCAATACTTTTCTGTCAGATGTTTAGAGGAGAACATTGAATAATTTAGAAGCATTAAAAGCCTCCTTCATCTCCAAACACAATCAAAGCTAAAAATGGAGCAGCATCGATGAGCTTCACAGCTCGCCGTGACGGACGCTGCGACCAAAGGAAGCTGCAGAATAACCGACAGCATCGCCAGGAGACGTCATGACCTCAGAGCCGACAATAAACGCAGATTAAGAGATGATTTACAATGTGGTCTTTCACAGCTCCTTTCCTCCTCTAACAGCTCTGATGTAAACACTGAGAAGAGCGCTTTTCTCTGAGAGCTCCAGCTGAAAGCAGAGTCACAGCGACACCTAGTGGCCACAGCAGCACAACACGTCCACACACACTGCAGTTAGGGAGGTCAGTAACTAGAAATGACAACACTGAGAACACGGAGAACACGGAGAACACGGAGAACACGGAGAACACGGAGAACACGGAGAACACGGAGAACACGGAGAACACGGAGAACACGGAGAACACAGAGAACACAGGGACACACTAGCGGTCTCTCTGCACACCTCTGATAAATAAGTAGACGTCTcactcaacattttaaaataaagaagaaagttttgtttgttttatggaaACTGAGAAATCTATGAATAATTTACTGACAGGAACCCAAACGATGCAGTTCCCATTTTTAGTTAATGTTCTCCATGTTCTAGTTGGAACTGCTGTGGAGCTCAGTCAGTGTTCGACGTCTGACTGATGGGAAGAAGCCATCGCAGACGAGACGGAGAACTTCAGCTCATCCTCCCAGGTCCTCTCACAGAACAAGTCGAGCATGAATCTGACCCTCTGACCACTTCCTGTTGGGGCAGTCGAGCATGAATCTGACCCTCTGACCACTTCCTGTTGGGGCAGTCGAGCATGAATCTGACCCTTTGACCACTTCCTGTTGGGGCAGTCGAGCATGAATCTGACCCTCTGACCACTTCCTGTTGGGGCAGTCGAGCATGAATCTGACCCTCTGACCACTTCCTGTTGGGGCAGTCGAGCATGAATCTGACCCTCTGACCACTTCCTGTTGGGGCAGTCGAGCATGAATCTGACCCTCTGACCACTTCCTGTTGGGGCAGTCGAGCATGAATCTGACCCTCTGACCACTTCCTGTTGGGGCAGTCGAGCATGAATCTGACCCTCTGACCACTTCCTGTTGGGGCAGTCGAGCATGAATCTGACCCTCTGACCACTTCCTGTTGGGGCAGTCGAGCATGAATCTGACCCTCTGACCACTTCCTGTTGGGGCAGTCGAGCATGAATCTGACCCTCTGACCACTTCCTGTTGGGGCAGTCGAGCATGAATCTGACCCTCTGACCACTTCCTGTTGGGGCAGTCGAGCATGAATCTGACCCTCTGACCACTTCCTGTTGGGGCAGTCGAGCATGAATCTGACCCTCTGACCACTTCCTGTTGGGGCAGTCGAGCATGAATCTGACCCTCTGACCACTTCCTGTTGGGGCAGTCGAGCATGAATCTGACCCTCTGACCACTTCCTGTTGGGGCAGTCGAGCATGAATCTGACCCTCTGACCACTTCCTGTTGGGGCAGTCGAGCATGAATCTGACCCTCTGACCACTTCCTGTTGGGGCAGTCGAGCATGAATCTGACCCTCTGACCACTTCCTGTTGGGGCAGTCGAGCATGAATCTGACCCTCTGACCACTTCCTGTTGGGGCAGTCGAGCATGAATCTGACCCTCTGACCACTTCCTGTTGGGGCAGTCGAGCATGAATCTGACCCTCTGACCACGTTTGCCAAACACTCTGCATGGAAACACCACAAACATGCTTTCTTCATCACTAAACTGCCTCTAAACAAACTAAATTGCAAAACTTAGATTAGCTAAATGAAGTTATTAGCATTTCATTCCgacatttctgtgtgtgtgtgtgtgtgtgtgggggggggggggggtctgggagGGCTGCAGGTTAGTGGGCTTCAGCCGCTGCCTTCAGGTaccttttgttttcatgtgaCTGTCATAATTCTCGGGGAAAGTGTAGGAGGGGCGGTACGGGTTCTCCTCAATGGACTCTGAACGTTGTGATGGGGAAACAGAAGACAGCGTGAAACAAACGCACACAgaagcagcagaggaggaggaggaggaggaggaggaagagcacTCACCAGTCACTTGGTGGATCTGCTTGAACATCGTCTTATACCAGTCTTTGGATTTTTCAGCGCTCTGAAACGGAACATGTGAAAAGGTCAATAAAGCCCCGCCCTCTAAACAGGAGCCTGGCCCATCAGTCAGTGACAGGGCTCAGGTTCAGGGTCCAGGTTCTGTGGTCCAGAACAGCACCAGCAGAACCTCCATTCTACTgcccagcagctgcagccatgCTCACTCGCTCAGGAACAGCCGGCTTATGGAGAGGACTGGGGTCAGGGGGGGGCCGTGACAGCCGCAgccttttcccatcatccatgaCAGACACCGGACTCACGGAGTCCCCCCCCGGGTCGGGGCGCTGCTTCCTGTCTGGGGCGGGGCCTGTGGGGAAAACAAACCATCAAACTCAAAGACGGATTGTTCATCCAGACTGATGAACTGACAGACCgtcagctggggggggggggggtctctgttTCTTCATCAACTGTCTGAGGACAGGACCCCCCCTACAGtcatatgtgtgtttgtgtgtgtccagTTATTAACCACCTGAAGGGAAcataaatcaaaaaaatgaaaaagtattttttacattttatcccTGATATTGTTTGAAAAGAACTTTTCTAGTGGAATAAAATCATTTCTATTGTTAAGATTCAGATGCTGTTATGAAGCTCCAGATCCGTCTGACTGCAGTGTCAGAATTAGGAGAGACGTTCCTTCCTCCCTAAATCAATGTTTGTGTCGACATAAATAAGTGAGAAGAATCGTGACTGTGGAGGCTTCACCACCCGACCAGGATAGATCCAGAGATAATAGAAGGGTCACACGGCAGTGTCTGCTTTGCCTGAATTGATGATGGATCTCTATGAAACCACATGCAGCTCATGCACAGCATCCACATTCCAAACAAATGATGCACTTTTGGAAAAACCTGAACCTACACAGAAATGACACAGTCATGTCTTTTCCAGATAGCGTGTCTAGaatctgatcatctgcagcatcACAGACAGATGTGAatgtttgggggggggtcagagAGGACACGCATGTTTATTAGGACATGGGTGAGAAATGTGGTCCTCAGGTGAGGAACGCTCGCTCAGATTCCATCTGACTGACGCAGCAAAGGCGGAGCTTCTGTACGGTCCCCCCCTCTGAATtacaggggggggggttaaataaTAAACGCAAGGCCTCCTTTCATTGTGATGAGTGTTTCAGGAGGAATTAGAACCCCGTTCCTTCATTTGGTCCAGAAGAGCAGGGTTTCAGGGGACAAATGAAGGTTAGCGAGCAGCATGACAGCAGGAAGGGAATGACCTCTGGATAAACCCCGCCTACCTGCCAAAGGAAACAGACGCTTTTGCTGCTCTGGGGGGTGAAGACAGACGGCAGTGAAAAGAGAGTCAGCCGAAGAGCACTGATGCCCCTCAGCCCCACACTCACCTCTGTTGTACTGCAGCAGGACGATGGTGGGGTTGACGGCGCTGGTGGAGGGGTAAACAGGGGCGGGAACTGATGGAGCTGAAGGGGTCTGGAAGAGTCAGAAAAACCAGAACTCTGAAGGAGGGGAGGGGCCCCCCAACTGCAACACACATGAAGCAGCCAGACGAGGAGTGAACGTGGAGGGAGGAAGCACACCTGGCTCAGAGCGCTGTGGTCTGGAAGCAGGTGAGCTGCCTTGTTGTTGCCTCCTTCAGCCAGTTCTGCTTCAGCACCGCCTCCGTTCACCTGACCGCTCCAGGCGTCTGAAAAGAGCCCAAGACATCAGGAACCGCAGCCCCCTGCCAGTAAAAGCTGTTGGGGGAAATGTGGCGTTGGCTCTGCGGCGACGCCTTCGGCGTTCGACGCAGTTCAAACCCCCAGAGAAACGGAAAAAAACACGGCTCTCCCACAATTTCTGTACTCTGACAGGAGAACAAAAGGCCTCTTCACTGAAATGCAAAGACGGTTTGTTAGAATGGCCTTTTCATTCCCGCCCTGCAACAGTTCAAGCCCCTCCCCCAAAGACTGGGCCCAGCTCCACGTCGGGACGGACAAACGGGCCCACAGTGATGGAGACGTGCTCCGGAGTGCAGCGTGGGCCGGCGCCGACAAAGAACTTCTTAAGAAATTGACTGAGAAACCGGCTCCAGAACTGCCCCCGCCCCCCAGGAAAGACTTCACCAACAGAGCAGCTCTACCATCCCCTAATGAGGGATAGATTTCACTAAACCAGCCATCAAATGCCAGTTACAACGTTCTGGGGTCATTTGGTTGACTTTGTCATGATCCGTCTCCTGAGGTTCCTCCACCACGCCACATCACAGATCTGAC encodes:
- the LOC111948831 gene encoding uncharacterized protein LOC111948831, which translates into the protein MFVVFPCRVFGSPNRKWSEGQIHARLPQQEVVRGSDSCSTAPTGSGQRVRFMLDCPNRKWSEGQIHARLPQQEVVRGSDSCSTAPTGSGQRVRFMLDCPNRKWSEGQIHARLPQQEVVRGSDSCSTAPTGSGQRVRFMLDCPNRKWSEGQIHARLPQQEVVRGSDSCSTAPTGSGQRVRFMLDCPNRKWSEGQIHARLPQQEVVRGSDSCSTAPTGSGQRVRFMLDCPNRKWSEGQIHARLPQQEVVRGSDSCSTAPTGSGQRVRFMLDCPNRKWSEGQIHARLPQQEVVKGSDSCSTAPTGSGQRVRFMLDCPNRKWSEGQIHARLVL